A region from the uncultured Holophaga sp. genome encodes:
- a CDS encoding Fur family transcriptional regulator: MKELAERLRRCGIQPTPQRLAVAGFALEARTHPTADEVYAQVLPTCPTLSRATVYNTLNLLVERGLLQTRRLQEGTVRFDPQTEAHHHFVDDKTGQILDIPWGALKLQGHQDLEGLEVTDYHVVLRGHLKA, encoded by the coding sequence ATGAAGGAATTGGCCGAGCGTCTTCGCCGGTGCGGGATCCAACCCACCCCGCAACGGCTCGCTGTGGCTGGCTTTGCACTTGAGGCCCGCACCCACCCGACGGCGGATGAAGTCTACGCCCAGGTGCTGCCCACCTGCCCCACCCTTTCCCGGGCCACGGTCTACAACACCCTCAACCTCCTGGTGGAACGGGGCCTGCTCCAGACCCGACGGCTCCAGGAGGGGACCGTCCGCTTCGACCCCCAGACCGAAGCCCACCACCACTTTGTCGATGATAAAACGGGTCAGATCCTCGACATCCCCTGGGGCGCACTGAAGCTCCAGGGCCACCAGGACCTGGAGGGTCTTGAAGTCACGGACTATCATGTGGTCCTGCGGGGCCACCTGAAGGCCTGA
- a CDS encoding ParB/RepB/Spo0J family partition protein, producing MNAKRPALGRGLTSLMSQIAPEDAPQREVPIGSLVPNRQQPRTHFDEEALANLAASLSVHGMVQPIVARKVGDQFEIIAGERRWRAARRAGLAMVPVVLRDVPDDRLLEFALVENIQRQELNPIEEAKAYWQLGEHLRLTQEQVADRVGKSRPTVANTLRLLRLPTPIQEHVATGRLSTGHAKVLLGLEEVRLQEQLADEVIAHQMSVRALEARIQQLSRARKAKRKHPQALFLKAASEELTQAWGTRVEIKPKGKGGSLTLHYGSEAELDRLFEAMKQGPRKG from the coding sequence ATGAACGCCAAGCGCCCCGCCCTCGGACGAGGACTCACCTCGCTCATGAGCCAGATCGCCCCGGAGGATGCCCCCCAGCGGGAGGTGCCCATCGGTTCCCTGGTGCCCAACCGCCAGCAGCCCCGCACCCACTTCGACGAGGAGGCACTCGCCAACCTCGCCGCCAGCCTCTCGGTCCACGGCATGGTACAGCCCATCGTGGCCCGGAAGGTGGGGGACCAGTTCGAGATCATCGCCGGTGAGCGACGCTGGCGGGCCGCCCGCCGGGCGGGCCTGGCCATGGTGCCCGTGGTCCTGCGGGATGTGCCCGACGACCGCCTCCTGGAGTTCGCCCTGGTGGAGAACATCCAGCGCCAGGAGCTCAACCCCATCGAGGAGGCCAAGGCCTACTGGCAGCTGGGGGAACACCTCCGCCTCACCCAGGAGCAAGTGGCGGACCGGGTGGGCAAGAGCCGCCCCACTGTGGCCAACACCCTGCGTCTGCTGCGTCTGCCCACCCCCATCCAGGAGCATGTGGCCACCGGCCGGCTCTCCACGGGACACGCCAAGGTCCTCCTGGGCCTTGAGGAGGTCCGGCTCCAGGAGCAGCTGGCCGACGAGGTCATCGCCCACCAGATGAGCGTCCGCGCCCTTGAGGCCCGGATCCAGCAGCTCAGCCGGGCCCGCAAGGCCAAGCGCAAGCACCCCCAGGCCCTCTTCCTGAAGGCCGCCTCGGAGGAGCTAACCCAGGCCTGGGGCACCCGGGTGGAGATCAAGCCCAAGGGCAAGGGCGGCAGCCTCACCCTCCACTACGGCAGCGAGGCCGAGCTGGACCGCCTCTTCGAGGCCATGAAACAGGGCCCCCGCAAGGGCTGA
- the katG gene encoding catalase/peroxidase HPI, translating into MADVSKCPFHPTPAGGGTTNRDWWPEQLRVDLLNQHSSRSNPLGESFDYRAEFRKLDYAALKADLKTLLTDSQPWWPADWGTYAGLFIRMAWHSAGTYRMSDGRGGSGRGQQRFAPLNSWPDNVSLDKARRLLWPVKQKYGQQISWADLIILAGNVALENSGFRTFGFAAGRADVWEPDLDVNWGEEKTWLAHRDPEVLARNPLAATEMGLIYVNPEGPNASGEPLSAAAGIRATFGNMSMDDEETVALIAGGHTLGKTHGAGPATHVGPDPEAAPLEQQGLGWASSYGSGAGPDAITSGLEVVWTQSPTQWSNAFFENLFKYEWVQTRSPAGAIQFEAKDAPESVPDPFDPGRKRRPTMLVTDLTLRYDPDFEKISRRFLNDPQAFNEAFARAWFKLTHRDMGPKARYLGPEVPREDLIWQDPLPLPVHAPTAADLADLKARIAASGLSVGDLVTVAWASASTFRGGDKRGGANGARLALAPQKDWAVNQRAVKALPTLVEIQQASGRASLADVIVLAGAVGVEQAARAAGVPIEVPFTPGRVDARQDQTDVASFAVMEPMAEGFRNYGHGDGKVSTEALLIDKAQQLTLTAPELTVLIGGLRVLGANADGSSLGVFTDRIGVLSTDFFVKLLDMNTVWKPTEAGAETFEGRDRKTGLLKYTATRNDLVFGSNSVLRALAEVYASSDAKTRFVKDFVAAWTKVMDLDRFDLA; encoded by the coding sequence ATGGCCGACGTATCGAAGTGCCCCTTCCACCCCACCCCTGCGGGCGGCGGCACCACCAACCGGGACTGGTGGCCTGAACAGCTGCGGGTGGACCTGCTGAACCAGCACTCCAGTCGCTCCAATCCCCTGGGGGAGTCCTTCGATTACCGGGCCGAGTTCCGGAAGCTGGACTATGCGGCCCTCAAGGCAGACCTCAAGACCCTGCTGACCGACTCCCAGCCCTGGTGGCCTGCGGACTGGGGCACCTATGCGGGGCTCTTCATCCGCATGGCCTGGCACAGTGCAGGCACCTACCGCATGAGCGATGGCCGCGGGGGCAGCGGCAGGGGACAGCAGCGCTTCGCTCCCCTCAACAGCTGGCCCGACAATGTGAGCCTGGACAAGGCCCGCCGCCTCCTGTGGCCGGTCAAGCAGAAGTACGGCCAGCAGATCTCCTGGGCCGACCTGATCATCCTCGCGGGCAATGTGGCACTGGAAAACAGCGGCTTCCGCACCTTCGGCTTCGCTGCAGGGCGTGCGGATGTCTGGGAGCCCGACCTCGATGTGAACTGGGGCGAGGAGAAGACCTGGCTCGCCCACCGCGATCCGGAGGTCCTGGCCAGGAACCCCCTGGCCGCCACCGAGATGGGCCTGATCTATGTGAACCCCGAGGGTCCCAATGCCAGCGGCGAGCCCCTCTCGGCCGCCGCCGGCATCCGCGCCACCTTCGGCAACATGTCCATGGACGATGAGGAGACCGTCGCCCTCATCGCCGGGGGCCACACCCTGGGCAAAACCCACGGTGCGGGCCCCGCCACCCACGTGGGCCCCGACCCGGAGGCAGCCCCCCTCGAGCAGCAGGGCCTGGGATGGGCCAGCAGCTATGGCAGCGGCGCAGGTCCCGATGCCATCACCTCGGGCCTGGAGGTGGTGTGGACCCAGAGCCCCACCCAGTGGAGCAACGCCTTCTTCGAAAACCTCTTCAAATACGAGTGGGTCCAGACCCGCAGCCCGGCAGGTGCCATCCAGTTCGAGGCCAAGGACGCGCCAGAGAGCGTCCCCGACCCCTTCGACCCGGGCAGGAAGCGCAGGCCCACCATGCTGGTGACCGACCTCACCCTGCGCTATGACCCGGACTTCGAGAAGATCTCCCGCCGCTTCCTGAACGACCCGCAGGCCTTCAATGAGGCCTTTGCAAGGGCCTGGTTCAAGCTGACCCACCGGGATATGGGACCCAAGGCCCGCTACCTGGGGCCCGAAGTCCCCAGGGAGGATCTGATCTGGCAGGATCCCCTGCCGCTCCCCGTGCATGCTCCTACGGCGGCCGACCTCGCCGACCTGAAGGCCAGGATCGCGGCCTCGGGCCTCTCCGTGGGGGACCTGGTCACGGTGGCCTGGGCCTCGGCCTCCACCTTCCGGGGTGGGGACAAGCGGGGCGGTGCCAACGGTGCCCGCCTCGCCCTGGCCCCCCAGAAGGACTGGGCAGTCAACCAGCGGGCGGTGAAGGCGCTTCCGACCCTGGTCGAAATCCAGCAGGCCTCGGGCAGGGCCTCCCTGGCCGATGTGATCGTGCTGGCCGGGGCGGTCGGCGTGGAACAGGCCGCCAGGGCGGCGGGAGTCCCCATCGAGGTGCCCTTCACCCCTGGCCGGGTGGACGCCCGCCAGGACCAGACCGATGTAGCCTCCTTCGCGGTGATGGAGCCGATGGCCGAGGGCTTCCGCAACTACGGGCACGGTGACGGGAAGGTGTCCACCGAAGCCCTGCTGATCGACAAAGCCCAGCAGCTCACCCTCACGGCCCCGGAGCTGACTGTGCTCATCGGTGGTCTGCGGGTGCTGGGCGCCAATGCCGACGGCAGCTCCCTGGGCGTGTTCACGGACCGGATCGGGGTACTCAGCACCGACTTCTTTGTGAAGCTCCTGGACATGAACACCGTCTGGAAGCCCACGGAAGCCGGCGCCGAGACCTTCGAGGGGCGCGACCGGAAGACGGGGCTGCTGAAATACACCGCCACCCGCAACGATCTGGTCTTCGGCTCCAACTCCGTGCTCCGCGCCCTGGCTGAGGTCTACGCCAGCAGCGATGCCAAGACCAGGTTCGTGAAGGACTTCGTGGCGGCCTGGACCAAGGTCATGGACCTGGACCGCTTCGACCTGGCCTGA
- a CDS encoding ParA family protein, producing MTAKILVLANQKGGVGKTTTAINLAASLAMMERMVLLVDFDPQGHSTTGLGFAKPDRRAGSFALMKGAPAEALILSTEVPMLQVIPTGKDLAQLEFELFEMPQLKELRGALGPVMERFDYILIDSPPALGMITLNALTAADQVIIPMPCEFFALDGLAELMETIRRIQAGPNPALKLGGIVLTMAEERTNLGSAVANEVRQAFPGKVFRTSIPRNIRLAEAPSHGKPVAFYDLRSKGAQAYLNLAREAVEQLEAAPSRES from the coding sequence ATGACGGCCAAGATCCTGGTGCTGGCGAACCAGAAGGGCGGCGTGGGGAAGACCACCACGGCCATCAACCTCGCGGCCTCCCTGGCCATGATGGAGCGCATGGTCCTCCTGGTGGACTTCGACCCCCAGGGACACAGCACCACGGGCCTGGGCTTCGCCAAACCCGACCGCAGGGCGGGCTCCTTCGCCCTGATGAAGGGAGCCCCTGCCGAAGCCCTGATCCTCAGCACCGAAGTCCCCATGCTCCAAGTGATCCCCACAGGCAAGGACTTGGCCCAGCTGGAGTTCGAGCTCTTCGAGATGCCCCAGCTCAAGGAGCTGCGGGGAGCTCTGGGCCCTGTCATGGAGCGCTTCGACTACATTCTCATCGACTCCCCTCCGGCCCTCGGCATGATCACCCTCAACGCCCTCACCGCAGCCGATCAAGTCATCATCCCCATGCCCTGCGAGTTCTTCGCCCTGGATGGCCTGGCGGAGCTCATGGAGACCATCCGGCGCATCCAGGCGGGCCCCAACCCCGCGCTCAAGTTGGGGGGGATCGTCCTCACCATGGCCGAGGAACGCACCAACCTGGGCAGCGCCGTGGCCAACGAGGTCCGCCAGGCCTTCCCGGGCAAGGTCTTCCGGACCAGCATCCCGCGGAACATCCGCCTCGCCGAAGCCCCCAGCCATGGCAAGCCCGTCGCCTTCTACGACCTCCGCTCCAAGGGGGCCCAGGCCTACCTGAACCTGGCCCGGGAAGCCGTGGAGCAGCTGGAAGCCGCCCCCTCGAGAGAGAGCTGA
- a CDS encoding Rne/Rng family ribonuclease, with product MDVRRSLVVNSTPLETRIALLENGQVCELFIERTSQISQVGDIYKGRVAKLLTGMQSAFVHLGGSKDGFLYLDEPEIHRLGGEEAPEDEPETSLELGDLPAPLPPLREGEETLAQIVKDPIGSKGPRLSRHLSFPGRFLVLMPGIEHVGISRKITQTEERERLRQLIKGHAQPGEGFIVRTAAIGERDEDLVGDIAYLREIWTETQRKAQALPAPSLVWRDLGLLQKVMRDLFREEVASFWVDQEDSYREVLDFVSHLHPEWAERVKLFTSDLPIFEAFGIEKEIEAARHPKVQLRKGGSLVINQTEALVSVDVNTGKFMGKKDLEETVYHANLDAIPEIVRQLRLRNLGGIIVIDFIDMMDTAHRSEVMKRFQEELTRDRNHARAVEISEFGLVEMTRKRTGPSLDRMLTSPCPHCEGLGRRLSPETAILTVYREIARQGSRLRGATLIVRLHPEFRDTIQREVREGLLQLVKTLGARLQWEEHPENPVEQVSFEIRPGQGKKLDTALDEI from the coding sequence ATGGATGTCCGCAGGTCCCTGGTGGTCAATTCGACCCCGTTGGAGACTCGTATCGCACTGCTCGAGAACGGGCAGGTATGCGAACTTTTCATTGAACGCACCTCCCAGATCAGCCAGGTCGGGGACATCTACAAGGGCCGGGTCGCCAAGCTCCTGACCGGCATGCAGAGCGCCTTCGTCCACCTGGGAGGCAGCAAGGACGGCTTCCTCTACCTGGATGAACCTGAGATCCACCGCCTCGGGGGAGAGGAAGCCCCCGAAGACGAACCCGAGACCTCCCTGGAGCTGGGCGACCTGCCCGCTCCGCTCCCCCCTCTCCGGGAGGGGGAGGAGACCCTGGCGCAGATCGTCAAGGACCCCATCGGGAGCAAGGGCCCCCGGCTCTCCCGCCACCTCAGCTTCCCCGGGCGTTTCCTGGTCCTCATGCCCGGCATCGAGCACGTGGGCATCTCCCGGAAGATCACCCAGACGGAGGAGCGGGAGCGCCTGCGCCAACTCATCAAGGGGCATGCCCAGCCGGGGGAGGGCTTCATCGTCCGCACCGCCGCCATCGGCGAAAGGGACGAGGACCTCGTGGGGGACATCGCCTATCTGCGGGAGATCTGGACCGAGACCCAGCGCAAGGCCCAGGCCCTGCCCGCCCCCAGCCTGGTCTGGCGGGATCTGGGGCTGCTCCAGAAGGTCATGCGGGACCTCTTCCGGGAGGAAGTCGCCAGCTTCTGGGTGGACCAGGAGGACAGCTACCGTGAGGTTCTGGACTTCGTCAGCCACCTCCACCCCGAGTGGGCCGAGCGGGTGAAGCTCTTCACCTCGGATCTCCCCATCTTCGAGGCCTTCGGCATCGAGAAGGAGATCGAGGCGGCCCGCCACCCCAAGGTCCAGCTCCGCAAGGGGGGCAGTCTGGTCATCAACCAGACCGAGGCCCTGGTGAGTGTCGACGTCAACACCGGCAAGTTCATGGGAAAGAAGGACCTGGAGGAGACCGTCTACCACGCCAACCTGGACGCCATCCCCGAGATCGTCCGCCAGCTGCGGCTGAGGAACCTGGGCGGCATCATCGTGATCGACTTCATCGACATGATGGACACCGCCCACCGCTCTGAGGTGATGAAGCGCTTCCAAGAGGAGCTCACCCGGGACCGCAACCACGCCCGGGCTGTGGAGATCAGTGAGTTCGGCCTGGTGGAGATGACCCGCAAACGCACCGGCCCGAGCCTGGACCGCATGCTCACCTCCCCCTGCCCCCACTGCGAGGGGCTGGGGCGACGCCTCAGCCCCGAGACCGCCATTCTCACCGTCTACCGGGAGATCGCCCGCCAGGGGTCCCGCCTGAGGGGGGCCACCCTGATCGTCCGACTCCACCCCGAGTTCCGGGACACCATCCAGCGCGAGGTGCGCGAGGGGCTGCTCCAACTGGTCAAGACCCTGGGCGCCCGGCTCCAGTGGGAGGAGCACCCCGAGAACCCCGTGGAACAGGTGAGTTTCGAGATCCGTCCGGGGCAGGGGAAGAAACTGGATACAGCTCTTGACGAGATCTAA
- a CDS encoding SPOR domain-containing protein, whose amino-acid sequence MLNRDAQNLTISRQGLLLVTAMGVGLLTLVYVLGVQVGKQSASLHHTSSRASGDELTELPAPLDEQIKPFEAKAGSEKPPAPPAPSAQPEPAKPEEKPEEEAKPREEPKPKPKEEAKPKETPKPKADPPGKWSLQLVSTTDPQEAARVVAKAKAAGYHAIVVKEKKLQKVRLSKPMSREAADSAAKSLKSKGLKPFAVKAD is encoded by the coding sequence ATGCTCAACCGTGATGCCCAGAATCTCACCATCAGCCGCCAGGGGCTCCTGCTGGTGACCGCCATGGGCGTCGGCCTCCTCACCCTGGTCTATGTCCTCGGGGTCCAGGTGGGCAAGCAGAGCGCCTCCCTCCATCACACCAGCTCCCGGGCATCAGGGGATGAGCTCACCGAGCTCCCCGCTCCCCTGGACGAGCAGATCAAGCCCTTCGAGGCCAAGGCAGGCAGTGAGAAGCCCCCCGCCCCGCCGGCGCCCAGCGCCCAGCCCGAGCCCGCCAAGCCTGAGGAGAAGCCGGAGGAGGAGGCCAAGCCCCGGGAAGAGCCGAAGCCCAAGCCGAAGGAGGAGGCCAAACCCAAGGAGACCCCCAAGCCCAAGGCCGACCCCCCGGGCAAGTGGAGCCTGCAACTGGTCTCCACCACGGACCCCCAGGAGGCGGCCCGGGTCGTCGCCAAAGCCAAGGCCGCCGGCTACCACGCCATCGTGGTCAAGGAGAAGAAGCTCCAGAAGGTGCGCCTGAGCAAGCCCATGAGCCGGGAAGCGGCGGACAGCGCCGCAAAATCCCTGAAAAGCAAGGGGCTCAAGCCCTTTGCGGTCAAGGCCGACTGA
- a CDS encoding protein kinase has protein sequence MRLTAGTRLGPYVIQEPLGAGGMGEVYRAHDSRLGRSVAIKVLIAAFASEEERLLRFEREARTLAQLNSPAIVQIHDTGLHEGRPYLVMEYLEGTTLRMRIKEGSLPARRAAEIALQIARGLAVAHEKGLIHRDLKPENIFLKQDGQVKILDFGLAKFRAPVSGELDLTQDGAAAELETRTGVVVGTVGYMSPEQISARPVDPRSDIFSLGVILWEMLGGERPFQGASAIETLHAILKMEPDPLKLGPGVPLSLERTLLRCLQKEPQLRFQSAADLAFDLEHSATQASGTLLQRPSPWRERLARGIRPALWGLGIALLLGLVAVIGYSSHPQSTLSLQHLTYQNDIIGSARFAGDGKSFIFSLEKGMGSSQLMIGRIDGTDLRPLAAPGGARILSVSSRGDMALLLPGGTLAQASLAGSPPRLLLEQVQEADWSPDGRELAVVRMLEDGRKRLEYPIGHPLFETEGGVPPLSHARISPDGRWVAFIHYPSASRGELCLSDREGHRRLLFQGTPDSLAWAPDGRTLLFTCKLHKDSYEVRSIDLKGRHRLLYPLTGLMTILDVSSEGQVLLQEKDVRMGLRCWRSGETGERDMAWLQTSSVADLSRDGRQVLFGEKHEGPGPGGAYLRTMEGSSPLRLGDGDPITLSPDGKWALVAGMEGGKGWSLLPTGAGSPRKLALEGLQPEWGVFLPGSPYLLLGAVGHKGFSYYRLDLDTGTCREWGEDPVDSAFCLASPDGLRVALGPVNGALELRDREGARLRTIPGLKAGDQLLQWHADGRHLFIADADPAIPRILLFDLATGRRTPWKALAPPDAKGIKRFNYIAVAPRGDAYAYSYTRVINSDLYLMSGALKN, from the coding sequence GTGAGGCTCACCGCCGGGACCCGCCTGGGCCCCTACGTCATCCAGGAACCGCTCGGCGCGGGAGGGATGGGCGAAGTCTACCGAGCTCATGACAGCCGCCTGGGGCGTTCGGTGGCCATCAAGGTCCTCATCGCAGCCTTCGCCTCGGAGGAGGAGCGTCTCCTGCGCTTTGAGCGGGAGGCCCGGACCCTGGCCCAGCTCAACTCCCCCGCCATCGTCCAGATCCACGACACCGGCCTTCACGAGGGACGCCCCTATCTGGTGATGGAGTATCTGGAGGGCACCACCCTCCGGATGCGGATCAAGGAGGGCTCCCTCCCAGCCAGGCGGGCTGCCGAGATCGCCCTCCAGATCGCACGGGGCCTGGCGGTAGCCCATGAAAAGGGGCTCATCCACCGGGATCTCAAGCCCGAGAACATCTTCCTGAAACAGGACGGGCAGGTGAAGATCCTCGACTTCGGCCTGGCCAAGTTCCGGGCCCCCGTCTCGGGCGAGCTGGACCTGACCCAGGATGGGGCTGCGGCGGAGCTGGAGACCCGGACCGGGGTGGTGGTGGGCACCGTGGGCTACATGTCCCCGGAGCAGATCTCAGCCAGACCCGTGGATCCGCGCTCCGACATCTTCTCCCTGGGAGTCATCCTCTGGGAGATGCTCGGTGGAGAACGCCCCTTCCAGGGGGCATCAGCCATCGAGACCCTGCACGCCATCCTCAAAATGGAACCGGATCCCCTCAAGCTCGGACCGGGTGTTCCTCTCTCCCTGGAGCGCACCCTGCTCCGCTGCCTCCAGAAGGAACCTCAACTCCGCTTCCAGTCCGCCGCAGACCTCGCCTTCGACCTGGAACACAGCGCCACCCAGGCCAGCGGCACCCTCCTCCAGCGCCCCTCCCCCTGGCGGGAGCGTCTCGCCCGGGGCATCCGTCCGGCCCTCTGGGGGTTGGGCATCGCCCTCCTGCTGGGGCTCGTCGCTGTGATCGGCTACAGCAGCCACCCCCAATCCACCCTCAGCCTCCAGCACCTCACCTACCAGAACGACATCATCGGCTCAGCCCGCTTCGCCGGGGATGGCAAGAGCTTCATCTTCTCCCTTGAGAAGGGCATGGGCTCCAGCCAGCTGATGATCGGCAGGATCGATGGCACCGACCTCCGTCCCCTCGCCGCCCCGGGTGGGGCCCGGATCCTCTCGGTCTCCAGCCGGGGCGACATGGCCCTCCTCCTCCCTGGGGGCACCCTCGCCCAGGCCTCCCTCGCCGGGAGCCCTCCGCGCCTCCTGCTGGAGCAAGTCCAGGAGGCCGACTGGTCCCCGGACGGCCGGGAGCTCGCGGTCGTGCGCATGCTGGAGGACGGGCGCAAGCGTCTGGAATACCCCATCGGGCATCCCCTTTTCGAAACAGAAGGCGGCGTCCCCCCCCTGAGCCATGCCCGGATCTCCCCGGATGGCCGCTGGGTGGCCTTCATCCACTATCCCTCAGCCTCCCGCGGGGAGCTCTGCCTCAGCGACAGGGAGGGGCACCGGAGGCTGCTCTTCCAGGGCACCCCGGACTCCCTCGCCTGGGCCCCCGACGGGCGCACCCTGCTCTTCACCTGCAAGCTGCACAAGGACAGCTACGAAGTCCGCAGCATTGACCTCAAGGGAAGGCACCGGCTCCTCTACCCCCTCACGGGCCTCATGACGATCCTGGATGTCTCCAGCGAAGGGCAGGTGCTCCTGCAGGAGAAGGATGTGCGGATGGGCCTCAGGTGCTGGCGCTCCGGAGAGACCGGAGAGCGGGACATGGCCTGGCTGCAGACCTCCTCCGTGGCGGATCTCTCCCGGGATGGACGCCAGGTCCTCTTCGGAGAGAAGCACGAGGGACCGGGCCCCGGGGGGGCCTACCTGCGCACCATGGAGGGCAGCTCCCCACTGCGCCTGGGGGATGGGGACCCCATCACCCTCTCCCCAGACGGGAAGTGGGCCCTGGTGGCGGGCATGGAGGGGGGCAAGGGCTGGAGTCTCCTGCCCACGGGAGCGGGATCCCCCCGGAAGCTGGCCCTGGAGGGGCTCCAGCCCGAGTGGGGAGTCTTCCTCCCGGGGAGCCCCTACCTGCTCCTGGGGGCGGTGGGTCACAAGGGCTTCAGCTACTACCGCCTGGATCTGGATACCGGCACCTGCCGGGAGTGGGGGGAGGACCCGGTGGACTCCGCCTTCTGTCTGGCCTCGCCGGATGGGCTCAGGGTGGCCCTCGGGCCGGTGAACGGTGCCCTGGAACTCCGGGACCGGGAGGGCGCGCGCCTGCGGACCATCCCCGGTCTGAAAGCCGGAGACCAGCTCCTGCAATGGCACGCTGATGGTCGCCATCTCTTCATCGCGGACGCCGATCCGGCGATCCCCCGGATTCTGCTCTTCGACCTCGCCACGGGGCGACGGACACCCTGGAAGGCCCTGGCCCCCCCCGATGCCAAGGGCATCAAGCGCTTCAACTACATCGCCGTCGCCCCCCGCGGCGATGCCTACGCCTACTCCTACACCCGGGTGATCAACTCCGACCTGTATCTGATGAGCGGCGCGCTAAAAAATTAA
- the panD gene encoding aspartate 1-decarboxylase, with protein sequence MLRHFLLGKIHRATVTRADLDYVGSITLDPLLIEAAGFLENEKIDIYDVTNGSRLSTYVIPGIPGSGEVGINGAAAHLVNAGDLVILASYGWMSEEEAAERRPKVVFVDERNRITSKEAQERTPAVADAFA encoded by the coding sequence ATGCTTCGTCACTTTCTGCTTGGCAAGATCCACCGTGCGACCGTCACGAGGGCAGATCTGGACTACGTCGGATCCATCACCCTCGACCCCCTCCTGATCGAGGCCGCGGGTTTCCTCGAGAACGAGAAAATCGACATCTACGATGTCACCAACGGGTCGCGCCTCTCCACCTACGTGATCCCGGGCATCCCCGGCTCCGGCGAGGTGGGGATCAACGGTGCCGCCGCCCACTTGGTCAATGCCGGCGACCTGGTGATCCTGGCCTCCTACGGATGGATGAGCGAGGAAGAGGCCGCCGAACGGCGCCCCAAGGTGGTCTTCGTGGACGAGCGGAACCGGATCACCTCCAAGGAGGCCCAGGAGCGCACCCCCGCCGTGGCGGACGCCTTCGCCTGA
- a CDS encoding Mur ligase family protein: MNLHDTIQRLEARGHWGIKPSLANPLALLEALGHPQRSFPAVLIAGTNGKGSTGAFLSHALRAAGIRVGWTTSPHLVSPTERIWIDGAPISERTLAQLLEQVLESEARLGLEATYFELLMACAILAFREAKVDLALVEVGMGGRWDAANALDPILTVLTNIALEHTQYLGDTREAIAREKLCTARDGRPLVLGPTLAESWIRPLLECDPVVISSRTLEGARAWDHTLVEGHRIALAGPHQLANLGTALAALAELGRLGFSLPSPALWRGLEATRWPGRFWQVPGLDRVWMDGAHNPDGATVLADHALACGVRPHLFFGSMGDKDLAGVARELQRMSPLSITLTCGRNERYATEEALRKVWGSSPRFLPMEALAGELRQPGQGLRLVTGSLYLIGDLLRTLGVTPWAAGSSDA, translated from the coding sequence ATGAACCTTCATGACACCATCCAGCGACTTGAGGCCCGGGGCCACTGGGGCATCAAGCCCAGTCTGGCCAATCCCCTCGCCCTCCTGGAGGCCTTAGGGCACCCCCAGCGGAGCTTCCCGGCGGTGCTCATTGCAGGGACCAACGGCAAGGGCTCCACTGGAGCCTTCCTGAGCCACGCCCTGCGCGCCGCGGGCATCCGCGTGGGCTGGACCACTTCGCCCCACCTCGTCTCCCCCACGGAGCGGATCTGGATCGATGGAGCCCCCATCTCCGAGAGAACCCTGGCCCAGCTGCTGGAGCAGGTGCTGGAATCGGAGGCAAGGCTTGGCCTGGAGGCCACCTACTTCGAGCTCCTCATGGCCTGCGCCATCCTCGCCTTCCGGGAGGCGAAGGTGGATCTGGCCCTGGTGGAGGTGGGCATGGGCGGGCGCTGGGACGCCGCCAACGCCCTGGACCCCATCCTGACGGTACTCACCAACATCGCCCTGGAGCACACCCAGTATCTGGGGGACACCCGTGAGGCCATCGCCCGGGAGAAGCTCTGCACCGCCAGGGATGGCCGCCCCCTGGTCCTGGGGCCGACCCTGGCGGAGAGCTGGATCCGGCCGCTGCTGGAGTGTGATCCTGTCGTGATCTCCTCCCGGACACTCGAGGGTGCCCGGGCCTGGGACCACACCCTGGTGGAGGGTCACCGCATCGCCCTCGCCGGTCCCCACCAGCTCGCCAACCTCGGCACAGCCCTGGCCGCCCTGGCGGAGCTCGGCAGGCTCGGTTTCAGCCTCCCCTCCCCAGCCCTCTGGCGGGGCCTGGAGGCCACACGGTGGCCCGGGCGTTTCTGGCAGGTCCCCGGGCTGGACCGGGTCTGGATGGACGGCGCCCACAACCCCGATGGGGCCACGGTTCTGGCGGACCATGCCCTGGCCTGCGGCGTCCGCCCCCACCTCTTCTTCGGCTCCATGGGGGACAAGGACCTGGCGGGTGTGGCCCGGGAACTCCAGCGGATGTCACCGCTCTCCATCACCCTGACCTGCGGCCGCAATGAGCGCTACGCCACGGAAGAGGCGCTGCGGAAGGTCTGGGGGAGCTCCCCACGCTTCCTGCCCATGGAGGCCCTGGCCGGGGAGCTCCGCCAGCCGGGCCAGGGCCTCCGCCTGGTCACCGGCTCCCTCTATCTCATCGGGGATCTGCTCCGCACCCTGGGCGTCACCCCCTGGGCCGCAGGGAGCAGCGATGCGTAG